AAGGATGGTTTCATGTTTGAACGCTCCTTTATGAGTGAGTTTTCTCTGTCTCTTTCGGCCAATATTCCTGAACAAGGTCATAAAGACGAACGAGAAATTCATTTCGGTTCTGATCAAGCTCGGACATGGTCATGCCATTTGATTGATGCTCACAGCCCGAAACAACTTTGTTGTAAAGTTCATCCGTCAGTTCTGGAGCTTCAAGCTTCGTCCACGGTTTTTTCAAAGCCGGGCCGAATTGTTTCAGCATATGTCGCATACCGCCTTCTCCACCAGCCAGATGGAACGTTAAGAAAGGACCATATTGGGCGTAGCGCATCCCCGCTCCATGGGTAAAGGCTTTATCCACCTCTTCTGTGGTCGCAATTCCTTCATTTACGATATGAAGCGATTCTCTCCAGATCGCTTCAATTAGGCGGTCTGCGATATGACCTTCAATTTCATTACGAACATGGAGAACGCTCATCTGCAGACTTTCATAAATGGAAATAGCTTTTTCCACATGTTCATGAGTGGTCTCCTCTCCAGGTACAATTTCCACAAGCGGCAGAATATAAACCGGATGGAAAGGATGCGCAACGACAAACCGCTCCGGGTTATTCAGATTAGTCTGCAGCTCGGAAGGCATAATGCCGGAAGTACTGGAACCGATAATCGCATCTGCTTTCGCGTGCTGATCAATTGTCTGCAATACCGTCTGCTTTAGCTCTTCGATTTCAGGGACGTTTTCCTGAATAAAGTCGGCCTCTTTTACAGCTTCCGCTGCGTCCGCTTCAAAGGTAAGACGATCTCTCGATGCACCCTCTGCTAGCCCAAGCGCCTCAACGTAAGACCAGGACTGGTCCACCGCCCGGCGCATACGCTCTTCCGCTCCTTCAGCTGGATCTGTTGCCACCACATCATGGCCCTGACCAAGCATACGTGCAATCCAGCCATTTCCTATTACACCGGTTCCTACGACAGCCATTTTCATGATGATTGACCTCCCCGGGAATTTCTTAATTGTAAATATTCACGTGCTTCCTGAGGAGTCATGGGCTCTAAGTCCATTCCTTGAAGCATGCTGACCGATTTATCGACAAGCTGCTCGTTCTTTGCTGGTACTCCTTTGGATAGATAAATATTATCCTCCAATCCAACCCGGATGTTCCCGCCCAGAATCGCGGTCTGAGAAGCCATCGGCAT
The Halobacillus halophilus DSM 2266 DNA segment above includes these coding regions:
- a CDS encoding 3-hydroxyacyl-CoA dehydrogenase NAD-binding domain-containing protein, whose translation is MKMAVVGTGVIGNGWIARMLGQGHDVVATDPAEGAEERMRRAVDQSWSYVEALGLAEGASRDRLTFEADAAEAVKEADFIQENVPEIEELKQTVLQTIDQHAKADAIIGSSTSGIMPSELQTNLNNPERFVVAHPFHPVYILPLVEIVPGEETTHEHVEKAISIYESLQMSVLHVRNEIEGHIADRLIEAIWRESLHIVNEGIATTEEVDKAFTHGAGMRYAQYGPFLTFHLAGGEGGMRHMLKQFGPALKKPWTKLEAPELTDELYNKVVSGCEHQSNGMTMSELDQNRNEFLVRLYDLVQEYWPKETEKTHS